A segment of the Arachis hypogaea cultivar Tifrunner chromosome 5, arahy.Tifrunner.gnm2.J5K5, whole genome shotgun sequence genome:
CTCCTTAATGCCGACCTTAGATCCATCGGAGCTAAGTCCTTGCCCGAACCTTCTGTTCTTCGTAGCTCTCCTTCTTCATATCTTCATGGTCCCAAAGTCCTTCAGGCATGGAAACTGTGTCTCTTTGTTCccttaaatatttactttttctttttttctgcaagTCATTCTTTTTGTAGCTTATAATTATGGTTTGATACCAAGTGAGGTTCGTTAATGGGATAAGTATTATGGTCCGTATTCAGTGGTCTAGGGTTCCTGAGAATGTCAAAAATCCTGGTAGGACTGCCCTATATGAGAATTGAGAAATGTTAGGGCCAACACTTTTTATTAATATCACTTTGGGCCACCACTTTAGTTTTATAatattagggtttaggatttagaatttaaatataaaaatacctTTGTTGACAAGTATTAGCCAAAAAAGTAATGAATTTTGTTGGTCATGTAGCATTGCTCATGAGAATTTATATAGTTTGGAGCCACACTAATGGGTTCCTGGTAATAGGACCTGGATGCGGTTCAAACACCAAATGGTTTGATTTGCTGCTTCCTTAATATACCTTTGTGCCATTTTAATTATTCTTGTTTTAAAGGAAATGGTGACCGAGTCTTTGTTAGTTTTAGCAGATATCTTCAGTGAGGGACATTTCTAAGAGCAGTGTGGATGACGTAACAAGAAATTCTGGTGGCCGGAGACTTCTTAGGTTGTGTCTCACTGATGGGCACTTCGAGATAATTGGTATTGAATATTCTCACATCCCGTCTATACCTGACAATGTGGCTCCTGGTACTAAGgtaatgctttatttgatttctctttgtttatttcTTTGCTATGGGATAATTACAGAGGGCATAGTTTCTGTTACAATtagtatttgaatttaattttgatactgaGTGTAAAACAGTTTTACACATGCATCCAATTACATGACAGTATGTTAGCAAAGATAAACTATCTTTGACATTGACTGCGGGAATAGTCATCGAAAAGAACGGATGTGATTTAGACATAAATTTTACACGGTTAGTTCATCAAAACTAAActtactatttttaaaaaatttatattttaaagatcAGTACATTGATTAGTGTATTTTATAtactgtttaaaactttaaatgccTTGTAGTGAAGTAATTCTAAATCCAGAATCTGAATGAATCAGTTCTTCTTGAGGACCATGTACACTATTTTTATTTTGCCtagagtttaggatttagggtataGAGAGAGGGGTCTTGGAAGGAattgagggagagggagaggaatAGGAAAGAGAATTAAGTGTCCTCTAGTGGTAACTGAGGGAATACTTGTATAGAGTGCAAGAATGTGCAAGGTTAGGGAAATTAGCAGAATCATGGAAGAGCTCGGACCGTCAAAAGCTCAGGgagtttccttctttcttttgtttttgatattgtgCTTCTTGATTGCTATAGCTTATTGGTATCCATTCAGGTTATATCAATATGCTAGTTATTCCTTCAATTTCTGCTCGTAAACCTGTTTCTATCAAAGACCTAGCTGTATACATAATACTCAGATTAGACAGGAGAGAAAGAAAGGGTTCCCATATATGAGGGTGCTCACAAAAACTAACGCTTCCAAATGTACCCAAATCACCTCTATATACTTCCttatctctttctttctttctatatatCTTTATTCTTATGTGTATTCCTAAATCAGCATTATGTAATACGATACTATTTTATTGCCATTGGACAGATCTGTTTGGAAAACAAAGTTGCAGTTCATAATGGTATAGCTTGCTTAAATCCTAAAGCATTGACTGTTTTAGGAGGCGTTGTGCAATCACTCTATGAAGAGTGGCAGATGAACCAAAAATATTCAGGATTTTCCCGATCATCTCTCAGACATCTAGAGGATCGTGACGCAGGTGGACCTCCTCCATTTGTGAAGCTGCAGGTTGGATCTTCCTCAGGTCAAAATGGGAATCTTTTtgtatttctttcctttttcttgctAGTTATACCAAACCAAGAACTATCAGAAATGGTGGTAGGATCAATGGCACAAAAGTTTGTCTTTCAACTTTTAACCTTTTATTAATTTCATTTGATGCTAAATGAAGATTGATATGAATGACTATGTTACAGTTTGACTTTAAACACCAAATGCATTCCTTGcaattgaaatttcaaaactcACAAATTGTTTTTGTGGAATTGACAAAGATAGTGATATTGGGCAGGCTATGCAGATTATAAGTCTAGTAGTAGTAAGCCCACTGCTGTGGTTGCTGAAGCTAAGATGAAGGCAACTGATTCACACCGAGGCCATACTCAGAAAGCAGATATCTCCTCCGATGTAAATTTAAAACCCAAATTGCCCTCAGAAAAAGCTGTGGACAAACCTAGTACTTCAGAACCAAGACCCAGAGAAGGTGTTTTTGTCTGATCCTTTTCTAATTACTTCTTGTGTCTATGATAGAGCTAAAGTTCAGAACAGGAAAAATTTATGAGGTTTGATATTGTTTGCCTTTAGTTTTCTTTTAGTCTGTTAGTTGAAACATGGAATGCCATCAGTTTCTCAATTCATTGAGGAATGTCAACATTATAAACTTGTTATTGGAGACCATATACAAATGACATGGTTTAACAAGTTGACTTTCCACATCTGTGACTATATATGTGTATAGACTTGACAGTGTTTCGGAATGTACTGATGAATTGTAGCTTCAATATGAAAACCATGTCTTGTTTAGCATTTAAATAAGACATAATTGCCTGTACCACGTTGTTTCTCATGTTTTTCGCGATATTGACCCCTTCCGACAGCTGTGGAACCTGTTCCTGTGCAAAATCAAGCTGCTGCCCAAAAATTACTTCAGAAACTAAATCAACCAAATCAGGAAAACTGCCGTTTTAAGGGTCGGAAACATAGAgggaaagggaaagaagaagatcCGGTTGTATATACTCTTGAAGAATATGAAACTAGAAAAGCCCAGGCAAAGCCATTGAAGAAAGACGAGGTGTCGGACGTTAGTCGTGATGGGCAGCTTGCTAGGCAGCTTCAGAATCAATTTAACCTTGAAGATTGTTCGGTCAGTAGCTTAATCCCTTTagtcttctctttttttctttctgtatTCACTGTACCTGTTCCAATCCATCAGCTACTTGATTAGGTACAAGGGGATCCCCATGAAGCTGAGGTGCAAGACATTAGAATGAGCATGTTCACATATGAAAGGGATTATGGTGGCAGCCATCAAACATCACATggaggaaggggaaggggaaggggtaGGGGTAGGggtaggggaaggggaaggggaaggggaagaggAAGAGGTAGGGGAAGATATGGTTAGGTGGCTATCTTGCTCATCTTGTTTGCATAGTAGATATTTTCTGTTTTCCTTTTGGTTTTCTTTTTGTTCCAATTATGACAATGATCTTGATTTTATCTCCTGGCTACGTTTTTTATACATGCTCAAGCGGAATTTGAGTTCATCATTCGTGTAGGTATATTGAATTTGAGCCTTTCCTAATCTCTTCCAATggcttcaattttcaaaatagaGATAAAGTGATAAACACGGACATTCAAAATAAATATTCTCTTAGgctcttcaaagttcaaacattGTGGATACAGTCGCGGTCGAAGATACAAAGATCTTGTGAAAGAATTTTGGATGCAAATACAGAAgctcaaaataagaaaataatagtTGAGTCTCTCATGAATGATTTCTTTCACAATCAGACGAGGGGGATATTTGCTATTATTCAACAGtattactgaaaaaaaaaataacaatttcaTAAATGAATGAGGCAATAATGCTTATAAAAGTTGTGACCAAGACATGTACTTTCTGCTCCGGTTCGTGCATCTAAACAAGCCTATGGCTCCAAATTTTTGTTCCTTTCTAAATGTGTACATTGGGTTCGTGTATCTAAACAACCCATTAAACATTTTCATTAGTCATTTCCTCAACTGAAACATCTCTGCTATTGTAGTGTTGCATCCACCAAAGATTCGAGGTGATAGAAGTCTCGAGTCGTGCTTTTAATCCACGGGGCAAGGATTGAGTAGTTTCAACGGACCGTGCTTTGCATGCATAGGCTGGGTTTAGTGTTTTTCACGGCCGTGCTCGGTGGTGTGTGATTGTGTCCACAGGGCATAATGTGTCCACGAGCTGTGCTTAGTTTCAAGGTCGG
Coding sequences within it:
- the LOC112802636 gene encoding uncharacterized protein encodes the protein MAESRYDSDSGTLLETLRRRGWCLQENDQLKATVMIQRALAHDTSMVVDSVESELLNADLRSIGAKSLPEPSVLRSSPSSYLHGPKVLQISSVRDISKSSVDDVTRNSGGRRLLRLCLTDGHFEIIGIEYSHIPSIPDNVAPGTKICLENKVAVHNGIACLNPKALTVLGGVVQSLYEEWQMNQKYSGFSRSSLRHLEDRDAGGPPPFVKLQVGSSSGYADYKSSSSKPTAVVAEAKMKATDSHRGHTQKADISSDVNLKPKLPSEKAVDKPSTSEPRPREAVEPVPVQNQAAAQKLLQKLNQPNQENCRFKGRKHRGKGKEEDPVVYTLEEYETRKAQAKPLKKDEVSDVSRDGQLARQLQNQFNLEDCSVQGDPHEAEVQDIRMSMFTYERDYGGSHQTSHGGRGRGRGRGRGRGRGRGRGRGRGRGRYG